The proteins below are encoded in one region of Tomitella fengzijianii:
- a CDS encoding thiamine pyrophosphate-binding protein: MKVYERVAETLHALGVTQVFGVAGSGNYHVTRALIDRGAAYVSARHEGGAVSMADAYSRMADTLPVVSVHQGGGLTNLITGLTEAAKSGTPLIVLAGEAPTGDRLSNFRVDQEGLARAVGAASVRVARDTATADVRMAVRTALADRTPVVLNFPVDVQTMESPEDGPVPPLQAARPLLPDPADVEAAAQLLLDARAPLIIGGRGARHARDELLNLARLAGGLTATSAVARGLFHGDPYNLDVMGDLASPLTAELVLDSDVIVAFGCGLGRWTTSNGDLLPQKATLVQVDDAPARLGLQRPVQLEIAGDAAATADAIAAHIPEMEELSGKRRTGTNRKRIADGARWPDVPFRPSANPGRIDPRTATIALDGMLGDDKNVAVDSGNFLGYPSMFLTISDARSLCFSQAFQCVGLGLASAIGHAVARPDRLTVAACGDGGLLMGATELETVVRLGLPMVVLVYNDSAYGAEVHHFGRTDGDDGFVTFPDVDFAAVGRGYGFTGATVREEGDLDAVAAWLSGPRDTPLLVDIKVADSAPSWWLADAFKAEG, translated from the coding sequence ATGAAGGTTTACGAACGGGTCGCCGAGACGCTCCACGCCCTCGGGGTCACCCAGGTGTTCGGCGTCGCCGGCAGCGGCAACTACCACGTGACGCGCGCGCTCATCGACCGCGGCGCCGCGTACGTCTCCGCCCGCCACGAGGGCGGCGCCGTGTCGATGGCCGACGCGTACTCGCGCATGGCCGACACGCTGCCCGTGGTGTCCGTGCACCAGGGCGGCGGGCTGACCAACCTGATCACCGGCCTGACGGAGGCGGCCAAGAGCGGCACGCCCCTGATCGTGCTCGCCGGGGAGGCGCCGACGGGCGACCGGCTGTCCAACTTCCGCGTGGACCAGGAGGGACTCGCCCGCGCCGTCGGTGCCGCCTCGGTGCGCGTGGCCCGCGACACCGCCACCGCGGACGTCCGGATGGCGGTGCGCACCGCCCTCGCCGACCGCACACCGGTGGTGCTCAACTTCCCGGTGGACGTGCAGACGATGGAGTCCCCCGAGGACGGCCCGGTGCCGCCGCTGCAGGCCGCACGCCCGCTGCTCCCGGATCCGGCGGACGTCGAGGCCGCCGCACAGCTGCTGCTGGATGCCCGGGCGCCCCTGATCATCGGCGGGCGCGGGGCGCGGCACGCACGCGACGAGCTGCTGAACCTGGCCCGGCTCGCCGGCGGGCTGACGGCGACCTCGGCCGTCGCCCGGGGCCTTTTCCACGGCGACCCGTACAACCTGGACGTGATGGGCGACCTGGCCAGCCCGCTCACCGCCGAGCTGGTCCTCGATTCCGATGTGATCGTCGCATTCGGCTGCGGCCTGGGCCGGTGGACCACCAGCAACGGCGACCTGCTGCCGCAGAAGGCCACGCTGGTCCAGGTGGACGACGCCCCCGCGCGGCTCGGCCTGCAGCGCCCCGTGCAGCTGGAGATCGCCGGCGACGCGGCCGCCACCGCCGACGCCATCGCCGCGCACATCCCGGAGATGGAGGAGCTCTCCGGCAAGCGGCGCACCGGCACCAACCGCAAGCGCATCGCCGACGGCGCCCGGTGGCCGGACGTCCCGTTCCGGCCGTCGGCGAACCCCGGACGCATCGACCCGCGCACGGCGACCATCGCCCTCGACGGGATGCTCGGCGACGACAAGAACGTCGCCGTCGACTCGGGCAACTTCCTCGGCTACCCGAGCATGTTCCTCACCATCTCCGACGCCCGCTCGCTGTGCTTCAGCCAGGCCTTCCAATGCGTCGGCCTCGGCCTGGCCTCCGCGATCGGGCATGCCGTCGCCCGCCCCGACAGGCTGACGGTGGCCGCCTGCGGCGACGGCGGCCTGCTGATGGGCGCCACCGAGCTGGAGACCGTGGTGCGGCTGGGCCTGCCCATGGTGGTGCTCGTCTACAACGACTCCGCCTACGGCGCGGAGGTGCACCACTTCGGCCGCACCGACGGCGACGACGGCTTCGTCACCTTCCCCGACGTCGACTTCGCGGCGGTCGGGCGCGGGTACGGGTTCACCGGTGCCACCGTGCGCGAGGAAGGCGACCTGGACGCGGTCGCCGCATGGCTGTCCGGCCCGCGGGACACGCCGCTGCTGGTGGACATCAAAGTGGCGGACTCGGCGCCGTCCTGGTGGCTCGCCGACGCGTTCAAGGCCGAGGGGTAG
- a CDS encoding SDR family oxidoreductase, with protein sequence MPDLTGRTAIVSGGATLLAQGVVESLAEAGANVVIADIDEEGGRAASARLGAHVDFVRTDITDDADLARLVQETVDRHGGIDIVVNLAATYLDEGFDSRRKDWLTALDVNVVSMVELVHAAYPYLSASGRGAVVNFSSISSTAAQTGRWLYPASKAAIVQLTRSMAMDFAVDGIRVNSVSPGWTWSKIMDDLSGGDRAKTDRVAAPFHLTRRVGDGREVGEVVAFLASDAASVVTGADWAADGGYSAMGPEQAVPAIPKLSE encoded by the coding sequence ATGCCGGATCTGACCGGACGCACCGCCATCGTCTCCGGCGGCGCCACCCTGCTCGCGCAGGGAGTCGTCGAGTCGCTGGCGGAGGCCGGCGCGAACGTCGTCATCGCCGACATCGACGAGGAGGGCGGCCGGGCCGCCTCCGCACGGCTGGGCGCGCACGTCGACTTCGTGCGCACCGACATCACCGACGACGCCGACCTGGCCCGGCTGGTCCAGGAGACCGTCGACAGGCACGGCGGCATCGACATCGTCGTCAACCTTGCGGCCACCTACCTCGACGAGGGGTTCGACAGCCGGCGCAAGGACTGGCTGACCGCGCTGGACGTCAACGTCGTGAGCATGGTCGAACTCGTCCACGCCGCGTATCCGTACCTGTCGGCGAGCGGACGCGGAGCCGTCGTCAACTTCTCGTCCATCTCCAGCACGGCGGCGCAGACCGGGCGCTGGCTGTATCCGGCGAGCAAGGCGGCCATCGTCCAGTTGACCAGGTCGATGGCGATGGACTTCGCGGTCGACGGCATCCGCGTCAATTCGGTCAGCCCCGGCTGGACCTGGTCGAAGATCATGGACGACCTCTCCGGCGGCGACAGGGCGAAGACCGACCGCGTGGCCGCGCCGTTCCACCTGACCCGCCGCGTGGGCGACGGCCGCGAGGTCGGCGAGGTCGTCGCATTCCTGGCTTCCGACGCCGCGTCCGTCGTCACCGGCGCCGACTGGGCGGCCGACGGCGGCTACTCGGCGATGGGACCGGAGCAGGCCGTCCCCGCCATTCCGAAGCTTTCCGAGTGA
- a CDS encoding flavin-containing monooxygenase: MNIGIIGAGFAGLASARVLRALGHQVTVYEKAPDVGGVWSATRRYPGLRTQNNKGSYSLSDMAMPRSFPQWPTSAQVQEYLEDYTAKFDLSAVLRLATEVTSALPTVGGGWDVTARAADGAEDTTHYDHLVVASGIFSRPFIPAYEGIDDLEKAGGQLIPANELHSLDQVRGKHAVIVGYGKSACDIAVETAAVARSTTVVARNLLWKMPRHVKGIINYKYLLLTRLGESLFPYRRLKGVERFLHARGSAVANGMLGGVEKITSGQLRLKALGLLPPGTFADIARSTVSLATEGFFEAVSEGRIAVQRDTRIVRFLEKDGAPHAELANGEVIHADIVLAATGWTQEIPFLPPSVMERLVDENGDFLLYRQIHPIHVDDLSFAGYNSSFLSPLSAEVSAIWIGSLLGGNHRAPSREEMLDETRQRLAWMRERTRGKHAHGTNLIPFSVHNIDEVLSDVGMDVSRATKIKQWLLPFSPQDYRHITPRLAKTLQAAA; the protein is encoded by the coding sequence ATGAACATCGGCATCATCGGCGCGGGATTCGCGGGCCTGGCCTCGGCGCGGGTCCTCCGGGCGCTGGGGCACCAGGTCACGGTGTACGAGAAGGCGCCCGACGTGGGCGGCGTGTGGAGCGCCACCCGGCGCTACCCCGGGCTGCGCACCCAGAACAACAAGGGCAGCTACTCGCTGTCGGACATGGCCATGCCGCGCAGCTTCCCGCAGTGGCCCACCAGCGCGCAGGTCCAGGAGTACCTCGAGGACTACACCGCAAAGTTCGACCTGTCCGCGGTCCTCCGGCTGGCCACGGAGGTCACGTCTGCGCTGCCGACCGTCGGCGGCGGTTGGGACGTCACAGCTCGCGCCGCCGACGGCGCCGAGGACACCACGCATTACGACCATCTGGTGGTGGCAAGCGGCATCTTCTCGCGGCCGTTCATCCCCGCCTACGAGGGGATCGACGACCTGGAAAAGGCCGGCGGGCAGCTGATCCCGGCCAACGAGCTGCACAGCCTCGACCAGGTGCGCGGCAAGCACGCGGTGATCGTGGGCTACGGCAAGTCGGCGTGCGACATCGCCGTCGAGACCGCGGCCGTCGCCCGCTCGACGACGGTGGTCGCCCGCAACCTGCTGTGGAAGATGCCCCGGCACGTCAAGGGGATCATCAACTACAAGTATCTGCTGCTCACGCGGCTCGGCGAGAGCCTGTTCCCGTACCGCCGGCTCAAGGGTGTCGAGCGTTTCCTGCACGCGCGCGGATCCGCGGTCGCCAATGGCATGCTCGGTGGCGTGGAGAAGATCACCAGCGGCCAGCTGCGGCTCAAGGCGCTGGGGCTGTTGCCGCCGGGCACCTTCGCCGACATCGCACGGTCCACGGTCTCCCTCGCCACCGAGGGGTTCTTCGAGGCCGTGTCCGAGGGGCGGATCGCCGTCCAGCGCGACACCCGCATCGTCCGCTTCCTCGAGAAGGACGGGGCGCCGCACGCCGAACTCGCGAACGGCGAGGTGATCCACGCCGACATCGTCCTCGCCGCCACCGGCTGGACGCAGGAGATCCCGTTCCTGCCGCCGTCGGTGATGGAGCGGCTCGTCGACGAGAACGGCGACTTCCTGCTGTACCGGCAGATCCACCCCATCCACGTCGACGACCTCTCGTTCGCCGGGTACAACTCGTCGTTCCTCTCCCCCTTGTCCGCGGAGGTGTCGGCCATCTGGATCGGCTCCCTGCTGGGCGGCAACCACCGGGCGCCTTCGCGTGAGGAGATGCTCGACGAGACCCGGCAACGCCTCGCCTGGATGCGCGAGCGCACCCGCGGCAAGCACGCCCACGGGACCAACCTGATCCCGTTCTCGGTGCACAACATCGACGAGGTGCTCTCCGACGTGGGCATGGACGTCTCCCGCGCCACCAAGATCAAGCAGTGGCTGCTGCCGTTCAGCCCGCAGGACTACCGGCACATCACGCCCCGGCTCGCGAAGACGCTCCAGGCGGCGGCGTGA
- a CDS encoding phytoene desaturase family protein, whose translation MTVTPLRTGTDDYDAVVIGAGINGMVAAAELAGAGLRVALVDEHDAVGGFIASGELTLPGYTHDAFSSWHPLFVSGGGYAELAADLHRHGLEYRNTDGAVTAAVSERGTAIAWRDPAATADALERPEDRDAYRAMLARMDAWGPTVFGALGTETGTRELLGLAGAAWRRLRGDGLRELARAGAQSGRAFTREHFAGGEVDQLWTPWLLHAGLGPDHASGGIMLPVMAASMHGFGLPVVAGGAAHFVRAFEGLLAERGVDLILGQRAERISVSGGRADAVVVGGRTLRARRAVLASTSTRALYEELLPASAVGKPGAAALARYRPGRAAMQIHLALDSPPAWTDRRLADVPLVHVGNGSDSTGIACAQAEAGLLPAAPTLVVGQQCVLDPVRAPQGGATLWIQLQEVPFRPRADAAGEIDTRGEWTPQVVGAYVDRVLQRLEEHAPGIRGRILGSAVYSPPDLTAANRNAVDGDPYGGAVELDQNLLWRPGSGIGHRTEVDGLFHIGAFTHPGPGLGGGSGHIVAQRLLRGSPADRIRERASALRKRR comes from the coding sequence GTGACCGTCACGCCGCTCCGCACCGGGACCGACGACTACGACGCGGTCGTCATCGGCGCCGGGATCAACGGCATGGTCGCGGCCGCCGAACTGGCCGGCGCGGGCCTGCGCGTCGCCCTCGTCGACGAGCACGACGCCGTCGGCGGCTTCATCGCCTCCGGCGAACTGACCCTGCCCGGCTACACCCACGACGCCTTCTCTTCCTGGCACCCGCTGTTCGTCAGCGGCGGCGGCTATGCGGAGCTGGCCGCGGACCTGCACCGGCACGGGCTCGAGTACCGCAACACCGACGGCGCCGTCACCGCGGCGGTCTCCGAACGCGGCACCGCCATCGCCTGGCGCGACCCCGCCGCCACCGCCGACGCGCTCGAGCGGCCGGAGGACCGCGACGCCTACCGGGCGATGCTCGCGCGGATGGACGCGTGGGGCCCGACGGTGTTCGGCGCGCTCGGCACGGAGACGGGCACCCGCGAGCTCCTCGGCCTCGCGGGCGCGGCCTGGCGCCGGCTGCGCGGCGACGGGCTGCGCGAACTGGCGCGCGCCGGGGCGCAGAGCGGCCGGGCCTTCACCCGCGAACACTTCGCCGGCGGGGAGGTGGACCAGCTGTGGACGCCGTGGCTGCTGCACGCGGGGCTGGGGCCCGACCACGCGTCCGGCGGGATCATGCTGCCGGTGATGGCGGCGTCGATGCACGGCTTCGGGCTGCCCGTCGTCGCCGGCGGCGCCGCGCACTTCGTCCGGGCCTTCGAGGGGCTGCTGGCCGAGCGCGGCGTCGACCTGATCCTCGGACAGCGTGCGGAACGGATCAGCGTGTCGGGCGGACGCGCCGACGCCGTCGTCGTCGGCGGCCGGACCCTCCGCGCGCGCCGCGCGGTGCTCGCGTCGACGTCGACGCGCGCGCTGTACGAGGAGCTGCTGCCCGCCTCCGCGGTGGGGAAGCCCGGCGCCGCGGCCCTGGCCCGCTACCGCCCGGGGCGCGCCGCCATGCAGATCCACCTCGCCCTCGACTCGCCGCCCGCGTGGACGGACCGCAGACTCGCCGACGTGCCACTGGTCCACGTCGGCAACGGGTCGGACTCCACCGGCATCGCCTGCGCCCAGGCCGAGGCCGGGCTGCTCCCCGCGGCGCCGACCCTCGTCGTCGGCCAGCAATGCGTCCTCGACCCCGTGCGGGCGCCGCAGGGCGGCGCTACGCTCTGGATTCAGCTGCAGGAGGTCCCCTTCCGGCCCCGGGCGGACGCCGCCGGCGAGATCGATACCCGCGGCGAATGGACCCCGCAGGTCGTCGGCGCCTACGTGGACCGCGTGCTGCAGCGGCTGGAGGAGCACGCGCCTGGCATCCGCGGTCGGATTCTCGGCTCCGCGGTGTACTCGCCGCCGGACCTCACGGCCGCCAACCGCAACGCGGTGGACGGCGACCCGTACGGCGGGGCCGTCGAGCTCGATCAGAACCTGCTGTGGCGCCCCGGATCCGGGATCGGGCACCGCACGGAGGTGGACGGCCTGTTCCACATCGGGGCGTTCACCCACCCCGGGCCGGGCCTCGGCGGCGGTTCCGGGCACATCGTGGCGCAACGCCTGCTGCGCGGCTCCCCGGCGGACCGGATACGGGAAAGGGCATCGGCGCTGCGCAAGCGCCGATGA